A window of Vigna unguiculata cultivar IT97K-499-35 chromosome 4, ASM411807v1, whole genome shotgun sequence contains these coding sequences:
- the LOC114180510 gene encoding uncharacterized protein LOC114180510, whose amino-acid sequence MQTREEQVTWTTFRTRFLEKYFPDSARHEREAEFLTLQQGTMTVQVYIEWFEYLARFYSPAKTVEQLETGSSRGGRHQKTALDVRSQKKPYSRPPTTSKRLQCYNCGGEHLRRDCTRPASSTGEDSSTGKCYVCDQTRHFARQCSNRKPAGGAPAKKPVGDRPRAPGRVFALTTTEATQSGATHSFVSNECVGRLRLIMRELGCELIVATPASGEVSTTSMCVGCPMEVEGRRFTLNLICLPMEGLDVILAWTGYRATMLLLIADNAG is encoded by the exons ATGCAGACCCGTGAAGAGCAGGTAACATGGACTAccttcaggacgaggttcctggagaagtaTTTCCCCGATAGTGCGAGGCACGAGCGGGAGGCAGAGTTCCTTACCCTCCAACAGGGAACTATGACCGTGCAAGTATACATAGAGTGGTTCGAGTACTTGGCTCGTTTCTACTCACCT GCCAAGACTGTGGAGCAGTTGGAGACGGGGTCTAGCAGGGGAGGGAGACATCAAAAGACTGCTCTAGATGTCAGATCACAGAAGAAACCTTATAGCAGACCGCCGACTACCTCCAAGAGGCTACAGTGCTATAACTGTGGCGGGGAGCACTTGAGGAGAGATTGTACTAGACCTGCCAGTAGTACAGGTGAAGACAGTAGCACTGGTAAGTGCTACGTGTGTGATCAGACTAGACACTTTGCACGACAGTGTTCTAACAGAAAACCAGCTGGAGGTGCGCCAGCCAAGAAACCTGTAGGAGATCGGCCTAGAGCACCAGGGCGTGTGTTCGCCTTGACGACTACAGAGGCAACCCAGTCAG GCGCCACCCATTCATTCGTGTCTAATGAATGTGTGGGGAGGCTTAGGCTTATAATGCGAGAGCTGGGGTGCGAGCTGATAGTTGCGACTCCAGCATCtggagaggtatccaccacttcTATGTGCGTGGGATGCCCTATGGAGGTGGAAGGTCGTAGGTTCACGCTGAATCTTATTTGCCTGCCAATGGAGGGTTTGGATGTGATACTGGCATGGACTGGTTATCGAGCAACCATGTTGTTATTGATTGCGGACAACGCAGGATAG